Within the Microbacterium sp. 1S1 genome, the region GACCATCTCGCACTTCAGCAGCACGTCCGTGGCCCCGGCCGCACGCAGTCGGGCCACCCACTTCGCGGGCTCCACGTAGAGCACCCGGGTGTCGTTCAGGGAGGTCACCGCGAGGATCCGCGGATACTCCACCCCGTCCTGCACGTTCTCGTACGGCGTGTACGACTTCATGTAGGCGTACACCTCGGGGTCGTGCAGCGGGTCGCCCCACTCGTCCCATTCGATGACCGTGAGGGGAAGCGACGGATCGAGGATCGTGGTCAGCGCGTCGACGAACGGCACCCCTGCCAGGATTCCGGCGAACAGCTCCGGAGCCAGGTTGGCGACCGCGCCCATGAGCAGACCGCCCGCGCTGCCACCCTCCGCCACGAGCTGGGCCGGGGTCGTGGTGCCCTCATCGACGAGGTGCCGGGCGCAGGCGACGAAGTCCGTGAAGGTGTTCCGCTTGTGCAGGAGCTTGCCCTCCTCGTACCACTGCCGGCCCATCTCGCCGCCTCCGCGCACGTGCGCCACGGCGAAGACGACCCCGCGGTCGAGCTCCGAGAGCCGAGCGACCGAGAAGCCCGGATCGATGGAGTGTTCGTAGGACCCGTATCCGTAGAGGTGGACGGGACGGGCTGCTGTCCCAGGCTCTCCGAACGAGCGCTTCCAGACGAGCGAGATCGGCACGCGCGTGCCGTCCTCCGCGGTGGCCCACTCCCGTCGCTGGCCATAGTCGGCCGGGTCGTAGCCGCCGAGCACTGCCACTTGCTTGCGCAGCACCAGCTCGCGGGTCGCGAGATCGAGGTCGTACACCGTGCCGGGTGTGACGAAGGACGTGTAGCCGAGGCGCAGGAAGGGGGAGTGCCACTCCGGGTTGCCGCTGACGCCCGCGGAGTAGAGGGGCTCGTCGAACCCCAGCTCCTCCACCGCGTCCGTGGCATAGTCGAGCAGACCCACCCGTTCGAGACCTTCGCGGCGATACTCCACCGTGGCGAAGTCGCGGAAGGCGTCGACGCCGAGCAGCCGTCGACCCGGCTCGTGCGCCACGACGACGTGTCGCTCGCCCTGCGGGTCGTCGGCGGGAACCGAGACGAGCTCGAAGTCCAGGGCGTCGTCGTTGTGCAGGATGAGAAGGCGGTCCTCGCCGTTGACCACCGCGTGCTCGACCGAGTACTCGACCCCGTCGCGCCGCGGCCACACCGGACGCGGCTCGGCGGTGATGTCGCCTGTCAGGTCGACCAGGTACTCCTCGCTCGTGATGCTGGAGCCCACGCCGATCACGAGGTAGCGGCGGCTCCGAGTGATCCCGGCGCCGAGCCAGAACTTCTCGTCGGGCTCGTGGAACAGCTGGACGTCGTCCGACACCGCGGTCCCGATGCGGTGCAGCCACAGCGTGTCCGGGCGCCAGGCCTCGTCCCGCGTCGTGTAGAGGATGCCGGTGCCGTCCGGGGTGAAGAACGCGCCGCCCGTGTTCGGGATCTCATCGGCGAGGGTGACGCCGGACTCGAGGTCCCGCACGCGGACGGTGTAGAGCTCGTCGCCCTCGAAGTCCGTCGACCACAGCAGCTTCGTGGCGTCATCGGAGGTGTCGAACGCCCCGAGGGAGAAGAACTCGTGCCCCTCCGCCTCGATGTTGCCGTCCAGCAGCACCACCTCGCCGGGCACGGGCACCCCCGGCTCGAGACGCGGGGGTGTCCAGTCGCCTTCGACGGCGGCGGCGCGACAGTGGATGCCGTACTGGGCACCCTCTTCGGTGCGGCTGTAGTACCACCAGTCTCCGCGCCGGGTCGGCACGGAGAGGTCGGTCTCCTGCACCCGTGCCTTGATCTCCTGGAACAGCGTCTCCCGCAGCTCGGCGAGGTGCGCGGTCTCCGCGTCGGTGTGCGCGTTCTCGGCCTCGAGGTGCGCGATGACCTCGGGGGAGTCCTTGGCGCGCAGCCACTCGTACGGATCGTCGACCGTGTCGCCGTGGTGCGTACGGGCGGTGGAGCGGCGGGCAGCGATCGGAGCGTCAGTCACCGTCCCACGCTATCCCAGGTCGAGTTGACCGGCACGGGGGACGGTGGCAGGATTTACCGGGGCCGGTAAACGGAAGTCAAACCCACGGTGAACTCTTCGTTCGTCACGTCGATCCCGTCGACATCTCCCTCTTCCTCAAGACCGAAAGCGAACGGTGGAAACCGCAGCCCTCATCGTCGTGCTCGTCATCGCGCTGGCACTCTTCTTCGACTTCACGAACGGGTTTCACGACACCGCGAACGCGATGGCCACGCCCATCGCGACCGGGGCGCTGAAGCCCAAGACCGCCGTCCTCCTGGCCGCTCTCCTGAATCTCGTCGGCGCTTTCCTGTCGACCGAGGTCTCCAAGACGATCTCCGGCGGCATCATCCGGGAGGATGCGATCATCGCCGCGGGGGCCGAGCTGTTCCTCGCGTTGATCTTCGCCGGACTCATCGGCGCCATCACCTGGAACATGCTGACCTGGCTGCTCGGCCTGCCGTCGAGCTCCTCCCACGCTCTGTTCGGCGGCCTGATCGGTGCGACCCTGGTCGGTGCCGGCCTCGGCGGCATCGACTTCGGTGCCGTGCTGTCGAAGATCGTCCTCCCGGCCCTCATCGCCCCGATCACCGCCGGCATCATCGCCTTCGTCGCGACGAAGATCGCCTATTCGGTCACACGGCGCTACGACGGCAAGCCGGACGGACGCGACGGCTTCCGCTGGGGTCAGATCTTCACGTCGTCCCTCGTCGCGCTCGCGCACGGCACGAACGACGCACAGAAGACGATGGGTGTCATCACGCTCGCGATGATCACGATCGGCTGGCAGTCGGGTGCGCACCACGAGCCCGAGTTGTGGGTCATCGTCGCCTGTGCGTTCACGATCGCTCTCGGCACGTACCTCGGCGGCTGGCGCATCATCCGCACCCTGGGCAAGGGGCTGACCGACGTGAAGCCGGCGCAGGGCTTCTCCGCGGAGAGCTCGACGGCGGCGACGATCCTCGCGTCCAGCGCTCTCGGCTTCGCCCTCTCCACCACCCAGGTCGCCTCGGGATCCGTCATCGGCTCGGGACTCGGGCGCCGCGGTTCGACGGTCCGCTGGCGGACCGCCGGTCGCATCGGCGTCGGCTGGTTGCTGACCCTCCCGGCAGCGGGCGGCGTCGGGGCGCTCGCGGCGCTGCTCGTCGTCTGGCTCGGCACCTGGGGTGTGGCGATCGACGCCATCCTCGCGGTGGCGATCATCCTCGGGCTGTACATGCGTTCCCGGCACAACGCCGTGACCCCGGCGAACGCCATGAGCGATGTCGCCGAGTCCCACCTCGCGGTCGAGGTCCCCGACACCCCGCCGCCCACGCGCCGGCAGCAGCGCATCGCTCAGGCCAAGGCCGAGGCGAAGGCGCGCGCCGAAGCCAAGGACAAGGCGAAGGCCGAGGCCAAGGCCAAGGCGAAGAAGAAGGCAGCGGCGAAGGCGGATGCGAAGGCCGCCAAGGCGGGTGTCGCGCCGGAACAGGCCAACGCCCCGCGGAACGGGGACTCGGCATGAACGTCGCGATCGACTGGCTCGCGTTCCTGCAGGTGTTCGCCGCCGCCCTCATCGGTGCGGCCGCCATCGTGACCTTCTACGCCCTCGGCCTCCGGCTGCTGGTGCGCAGCGGGCGCGCGCCCGTCGTGAGCCCGGCCGAGTTCACTGACGCGATCACCGTGATCTCCGAGAAGGAACTCAAGCGAGCAGCCAAGCAGGCCGCCAAGGCGGCCAAGAAGAGTCCGCTCACCGAGGGGCAGAAGACGCTTGCCCTGCTGGGTGCCTACGCGTGCTTCGTGCTCTGCGGCGCCGCGGTCATCGCCGGCATCCTCCTCATCGTCCTCGGGCACTGACCCGGCCGGCGTGCCAGGTCAGGGCGTCGGCGACCGCCCCTAGGCTGATGGCATGTCCGCAGCCAACGGAACCCCTCCGGCGTTCGGCCGGTACGCGCCGGCCTCCCATGTCCTAATCCACGTCAGCGACCCACACTTCCTCGCCGGGGGAGCCGCACTGGCAGGACGATACGACGTCGAGCGCACGTTCGGGCGGACGCTGGAGGCGGTCCGCGCCGTGCATCCCGCTCCCGCCGCCATCGTGATCACCGGGGATCTCACGGACCTCGGTGAGCCGGACGCCTACCGCCGGCTACGGGCCGCGATCGAGCCGGTCGCCGCCGACCTCGGCGCTCCCGTGGTCTGGGTCGCGGGCAACCACGACGAACGCCCGGCGCTGCGCGAGGTGCTCCTCGACGGCGAGCCGACCGAAGAGCCGGTCACCGGGGTCTGGGATCTCGACGGTTTGCGCCTGGTGGCTCTCGATACCAGCGTGCCCGGCTGGCATCACGGCGACCTCGACTCGGCCCAGCTCGCCTGGCTCGCCGAGGTCCTCGCCGAGCCGGCACCCCACGGAACGCTCCTGGCGATGCACCACCCGCCGTTGCCCAGCCACCTGCCGCTGTTCGACATCCTCGAACTCCGCCACCAGGACGAACTCGCCGCCGTCATCCGCGGTACCGACGTCCGCGGCATCCTCGCCGGCCACCTGCACTACTCGTCGCATGGGCTCTTCGCCGGTGTCCCGGTGAGCGTGGCCTCCGCCACGTGCTACACGATGAACGTCGCCCGCCCCGCTCCGGAGGTGAACGGCATGGACGCCGCTCAGGCCTTCCAGCTCGTCCACGTGCGGCCCGAGACCATCACGCACACCGTCGTCCCCGTGACCGACGCGCCGACCGGTGACTACTTCTCCGAGGAGTGGATCGCGCGCATGGCGGCACTGACGCCGGAAGGGCGGCTGGAGGCGTTCTCCCGCAAATCCCCGCGGGGACCGGCGTAGACTGGGGGCCATCCCCCACCTTTCCGTTCGCCACGACCCACGAGGATGTGACATGGCTTCTGCCGCGCCCGCCAACACCCGTACCGAGACCGATTCGCTGGGGAGCATGGAGATCCCTGCCGACGCGTACTGGGGGATCCACACCGCCCGCGCCGACGCGAACTTCCCGATCACGAAGCGCCCCATCTCGGTGTACCCCGATCTGGTGATCGCGCTGGCCATGGTGAAGCAGGCCAGCGCGAGGGCCAACAAGGAGATCGGTGTCCTCGACGCCGAGCGGGCCGACCTCATCGATCGCGCGGCGCAGCGCGTCATCGACGGGGAGTTCCACGACCAGTTCACCGTCGGCGTGATCCAGGGTGGTGCCGGCACCTCGACGAACATGAACGCCAACGAGGTCATCACCAACATCGCGCTCGAGATGGCCGGACGCGAGAAGGGCGACTACGCCTTCCTTTCGCCGATCGACCACACCAACCGCAGCCAGTCGACCAACGATGTCTATCCGACGGCCGTCAAGATCGGGCTCTCGCTGACCCTTCGTTCGCTTCTCGACGAGCTGGACGCGCTGCGCGTCGCCTTCCTCGGCAAGGCGGGGGAGTTCCACGACATCCTCAAGGTCGGCCGTACGCAGCTGCAGGACGCCGTGCCCATGACGCTGGGACAGGAGTTCCACGGCTTCGCGACGACGCTGGGGGAGGACCACAGCCGTCTCACCGAGAACGCGTCGCTCATGTTCGAGATCAACATGGGAGCCACCGCGATCGGTACCGGCATCACGACGCATGTCGACTACGCGCCTGCCGTGCTGAAGCACCTCCGCGAGATCACCGGCCTCGACCTGGAGACGGCCACGGACCTCGTCGAGTCCACGAGCGACACGGGCGCGTTCATGTCGTTCTCGTCCTCCCTCAAGCGCAACGCCATCAAGCTCTCGAAGATCTGCAACGACCTGCGGCTGCTCTCCTCGGGTCCCCAGGCGGGTCTCGGTGAGATCAACCTCCCGGCCCGGCAGGCGGGCTCCAGCATCATGCCGGGCAAGGTCAACCCGGTGATTCCGGAAGTGGTCAACCAGGTGGCGTTCGCCGTCGTCGGCGCCGACACGACCGTGACCATGGCCGTCGAGGGCGGTCAGCTCCAGCTCAACGCCTTCGAGCCCGTCATCGCGCACTCGATCTTCCAGTCCATCACCTGGATGCGTCAGGCCATGTGGACGCTGCGCGTGAACTGCGTCGAGGGCATCACCGCCAACCGCGACCGCCTGGGCGCGATGGTCGGTGCCTCTGTCGGCGTCATCACGGCGCTCACGCCCTTCATCGGCTACGCGGCGGCCGCGGCCCTCGCCAAGACGGCCCTGCTGACCAACCGCAACGTCGCCGACCTCGTCGTCGAGGCCGGGCTCATGTCTCGCGACGAGGTCACGAAGCAGCTGTCGCCGGCGCGCCTGTCCGGCCTGGAGGCGGTCACGGCCGCCATTCCGATCGTCACGCCGGACGACCTGATCCAGATCTGAGCGTCGACCGCAGAAGCGAAGGGGACGGGAGCCGGAGCTCCCGTCCCCTTCGCGTGTCCGACGTCAGTCGAGGATGCGGCAGTGTGTGGTGAGCTCGCCGATCCCATCGATGCCGACCGTCACGGTCGAACGGTCGCGCAGGAAGATCTGCGGGTCGCGGGAGTAGCCGGCGCCGCCGGGACTCCCGGTCGAGATGAGCGTGCCGGGGAGCAGCGTGAGCGACTGCGAGAGGTGGGCGATGAGCTTCGCGACCGAGCGCACCATCTGGTCGGTGCTGGCGTCCTGCACCGTGTGTCCGTCGACGACGGTCCAGATGTGGAGGTCCTGCGGGTCGGCGATCTCGTCGGCGGTCACCGCGAACGGTCCGGTGGGCGTGAAACCGTCGAACGACTTGCACCGAGACCACTGCGCCTCGGAGAACTGGATGTTGCGGGCGGTGATGTCGTTGACGACCGTGTAGCCCCAGACATGGGACAGGGCTTCCGCCTCCGGCACGTCCTTGGCCGGCGTGCCGATGAGCACGCCCAGCTCCGCCTCGTAGTCGACCGCCTCACTGAGGGTCCGTGGCCAGGAGGTCGTCTGCTCGTGTCCCGTGAGGGAGTTCGGCCACAGGGTGAACACGGTCGGAGCGGCGTCGGTCTTGAGGCCGAGCTCGCTGGAATGCGCGGCGTAGTTCAAGCCGACGGCGAGCACAGCGGGCGGCGCGATCACCGCGGACGCGAATGCCCAGCCGGTCAGGGGGTGGCGCGGTGCCGTGCCGTCGCGCAGGGCGGCGCGGAGCTCGTCCAGTCCGGAGTCTCCTCGCTCGATCAGCTGCTGCAGCGTGGCAGGCGCGTCGGACAGGAGGTCGGAGACGAGGATGGCGTCCGAGTCCTCCACCACGGCGAGAGCCGCACGGGAGGAGTCTGGACGGCGCAGGTGAGCGAACCGCATGGTTCTACGCTACCGGGTGCGTGCGGCCGGACGGGTGGAGGATGCCCCCAGAGCCCGGCACGGATGCTTGTGCCCCATAAGCTTTGAGCATGACCTTCGGAGGACCGTCCGACCCCCAGCAGCCCGCTCGGTACACGCCGCCGCCGACGACGCCGCCGCAACCGACCGCGTACTCCGCCGCGCAGTACGCCCAGTCGCCGTATCTGCCGTCGTCGTACGGGCAGCAGCCGGGCTATGCCTCGGCGCTCGCGCAGCCCACGCCCTACACGCCACCGGCGCCGGTCGCACCGTCACCCGCGGAGTCGCTGCCGGCGCTCCCGGTGCCGAACAAGAAGGGCCGCACCATCTCGCTGTGGCTGTTCGGCTTCCTCGGCTTCCTGCTGCTCGCCCTGATCGGCTACTTCGGCTGGGCGCTCGGCCCGACGGCGTCCGTGATCGGTCTCGTGCTGGCGCTGATCCCGCTCACCATCGTCTTCCTCGGCGTGCGCATGATCGACCGCTGGGAGCCGGAGCCCAAGCGCCTCGTCGCGTTCGCGATCGCCTGGGGCGCGGTCGCCGCCGTCGGCCTCACCCTCCTCGTCGACATCGGGCTCACGATGCTGCTCGGTATCCGCTCCGAGGAGTTCTCGGCGGTGATCCAAGCGCCGATCGTCGAGGAGTTCTGGAAGGGCCTCGGCGTCTTCCTCATCTTCCTCCTCGCACGACGGTCATTCGACGGGCCGATCGACGGGGTCGTCTACGGCGCCCTCGTCGGGGCGGGCTTCGCGTTCACGGAGAACATCCAGTACTTCGCGATCAGCCTGATCGAGGGCGGCGGCGAGCAGCTCGGCGTCACGTTCATCGTGCGGGCCGTGCTGTCCCCGTTCGCGCATGCGATGTTCACCTCGCTCACCGGGTTCGCGATCGGTCTCGTGGCTCGGCGACACTCGTCTGCGGGAGCAGCGCTCGGCGCCGGGCTCCTCGGCATGCTCGGGGCGATCTTCCTGCACGGGCTCTGGAACGGGTCCGCCACCTTCGCCGACTTCTTCGGCCTCTACTTCACGCTGCAGGTGCCGCTGTTCATCGGGTTCATCCTGGGGATCATCGCGTTGCGGCGGGAGGAGGCCCGGCTCACCCGGGCACGCCTGGCCGAGTACGCGGCGGCCGGGTGGTTCACGCCGGAAGAGGTCACCATGCTCGCCACCCCGGCCGGACGCAAGGTCGGTCTCGCGTGGGCGGCACAGCTCCGGGGTGACCGTCGACCGCTGATGCGCGAGTTCATCAAGGACGCGACGGCCTTGGCAGCGGTGCGCCAGCGTGCGATCACCGGTCGCGACCCGCTGGCCGCCGAGGACGAGCGTGCCCTGCTGGTCCGCACCAGGGCGGCGCGAGCTGCGCTGCTGGCCTACTGAGCGAAAGACCCGGACAGACTCAGCGCCCGGTGCTGCGGCGATGCCTGCATGTCTCCCGGGCGCTGAGTTGATCTGCCACCAGGGTGCACCCGGCCACGGGGACATGTCAAGAGAGACGGAGACTTCCCAGCGGCGGCGTCCCGGCGAGGTGTTCGCTGTGAGCAGGTGCGGTCGCGTTGACCGCGCGCGCGGAGCTCCGGTTGGATGGAAGCATGACTGATCGCACAAAGCCCGAGTTCGACGCCCCGACCGGCCCTGCCCCCGCAGAGCTGGTCATCCGCGACATCATCGAGGGTGACGGTGCCGAGGCCAAGCCCGGCGACACCGTGACCGTCCACTACGCCGGTGTGGAGTTCGAGTCCGGCGAGGAGTTCGACTCGTCGTGGGGCCGCGGCGAGACCATCCAGTTTCCTCTCCGCGGCCTGATCCAGGGGTGGCAGGACGGCATCCCCGGTATGAAGGTCGGCGGTCGTCGTGAGCTGATCATCCCGCCGCACTTCGCCTACGGGCCCGTCGGGGGAGGGCACTTCCTCTCCGGCAAGACGCTGATCTTCATCATCGATCTCGTCGCCGTCGGCTGACATCGTTGTGAGGAAGCGCCCTTCGCCCCCCGTGGCGAGGGGCGCTTTCCTCTTGCGGCGACATTCCTCCGTCATCGCGGGAATACATGCGAATGAATGTATGTTGTGGGAAGGGTGCCGCGGACGATCGCGGTCCCATCCCTCCGCCGCCGCCGCGGCCGACGTCTCCTGAGGAGCAACCATGAGCACCATCGACATCCCCGGTTACCGCCCCGGCACCTGGGTCCTCGACCCCGCCCACAGCGAGGTGACCTTCAGCGTCCGCCACATGATGATCTCCAAGGTGCGCGGCACCTTCGGAGTGAAGAGCGCCACGCTCGTCGCTCCCGAGAACCCCCTCGAGGCCAAGGTCGAGGCCTCGGTCGACGTGACCTCGGTCGACACCAAGGACGAGGGCCGCGACCAGCACCTCCGCTCTGCCGACTTCTTCGACACCGAGAACTTCCCGACCATGGAGTTCGTCTCCACCGGCGCCCGCGTCGAAGGCGGCGACTTCCTCGTGGACGGCGACCTCACCATCCGCGGCATCACGAAACCGGTGACCTTCGAGCTCGACTTCGGCGGCTTCGGCAGCGACCCGTGGGGCAACTACAAGGCCGGCGCCTCCGCCAAGACCGTCATCAACCGCGAGGACTTCGGCCTCACCTGGAACGCCGCGCTGGAGACCGGCGGCGTGCTCGTGGGCAAGGACGTCACGATCACGCTCGACCTCCAGGGCTCGCTGCAGCAGGACTGACGCGCAGACTCTCTCGAACCCCGGGCCCGTCAGGGCTCGGGGTTCTCTGCGTCGTAGTCGTGGAATCGCGGATGGCGCCGCGCCAGGAGTGCGACGAGGGCGATCACGAGAACACCGCCGAGCAGCGGCGGGAACCACAGCGACGTCAGTGTCGCGAGCGTCCCCGCGTAGAGAGCGCCGACGCGTGGACCTCCGGCCACCACCACGACGAAGAGGCCCTGGAGCCGTCCGCGCATTGCGTCGGGCACGGCCGCCTGCATCATGGTGTTGCGGTAGATCGAGCTGACGTTGTCCGAGGCGCCGGAGAGAGCCAGTGCCACGCAGGCCGCGACGATCAGGCTGACGTGCGGCCGGTCCTCACCGGCGGGATCCGGCGAGAGTGCGCCGACGAGGAGGACGAGGCCGAACAGGAGGATGGACGCGCCGTACGCCTCGACCGCGCGCGCGATGCCGCGACCGTGCCACCGGTATTGCACGACACGACCGGAGAGCAGGCTCGACGCGAACGTGCCGACGGCGACGGCGGCCGTGAGGATGCCGGTGGTCAATGCGCCGCCGCCGAGGATGACCGTGCCGAGGGCGGGGAAGAGCACCAGCGGCTGCCCGAACGTCATCGCGATGATGTCGATGATGTACTGCATCCGGATGTTGCCCGCCCGACGGAGGAAGCGCCAGCCATCGACGAGCGACGCGAGGCCCGGGCGCACGATCTCGCCCTCGGGGCGCAGGGCGGGAAGCGTCCACAAGCCGAGGAACATCGACAGCATGAGCACGACGTCGATGGTGTACGTCCACCCGTAGCCCGTGAGCGCCACCAGGAGCCCGGCCAGGGCGGGGCCGGCCATCACGGTGAGTCCGAAGGCGACGCCGTTGAGGGCGGAGGCGGCGGCGAGCAGGTCGCGGGGGAGAAGCCGCGGCACGATCGCGGTCCGTGTGGCCATACCGACGGAGTTCGCGGCCGAGTTCACGATGCTCAGCGCGTACAACCACCAGATCGTCTCCGTGCCGGTCCAGGTGAGGGCGGCGAGGAGTGCGGTGGAGACGAAGGTCACGCTGGCGGCGATCAGCGCGACGCGCCGGCGGTCGAAGGCGTCCGCGAGCATGCCGCCATAGAGGCCGGCGAGGATCATCGGGAGGAGTCCGGCGACGGCGATCATGGACACCGCGAACGTGCTCCCGGTCAGCACGAAGACGTGCAGCATCACGGTCACGATCGTGAGCTGGCCGCCGATGCCGGCGAGCGTGGAACCGATCCACATGCGAGCGAAAGCCGGGCTCGCCTTCAGCGGGGTGAGGTCGATCAGGTGGCCGTGCCGGGGGCTCACGGGGCGATCTTCTTCTGCACATCCCGAGCCTAGTTGACCAGCGCCGCTCGACTGGGAGGGCGTGTGTCGCGGCGGGCGTTTCGACTGGTAGACTCGTCAGGTTGCCGTTCGATCGGCCGCGGATAAAGAGAGCTCACGCATCAGGCGTCGGGCGCCGCGCAACAAGCAGAGAGGGGATCGAATCTATGGCACTGGAAGCAGACGTCAAGAAGGCGATCATCGAAGAGTACGCGACGCACCCCGGTGACACCGGATCCCCCGAGGTGCAGGCCGCGATGCTGACGCAGCGCATCAAGGACCTCACCGAGCACCTGAAGGAGCACAAGCACGACCACCACTCGCGTCGTGGTCTGTTCCTGCTCGTCGGTCAGCGCCGTCGTCTGCTCGGCTACCTCCAGAGCGTCGACATCGAGCGTTACCGCTCGCTGATCGCGCGCCTTGGTCTTCGCCGATAAGGCACCACGGACCCAGCGTTCAATCGCGCAAAACATTCTTGAGAAGGCCGCCCCACGGTGTGGGGCGGCCTTCGTCATGTCCGGGCTTCGCGGCGCGTGTCACACGGTCGTCTGCACCAGGTCGGGGTGGTGGATGGCCGCCACGTCCGGGTGCGCGCGCAGCCGGGACTTCATGGCGTTCTCGCCGTAGGTCGCGTGGATCGGATTGCTCGGGTCCTCGGTGACTCCGGTCGCCTCCGCGGCGAGGTCGGCGGGGAGCTCGAGCAGCGGGAGCTGCTGATCGAGCGCCGGGTTGAAGAAGAACGGGATCGAGATGCGCTCCTCCGGCGCCCGCGGAGAGATCACCCGGTGGTTCGTGGCCTTGAGGTATCCGCCGGTGGCGTACTCCAGCAGTTCGCCGATGTTCACGACGAAGGCGCCGGGCACCGGGGGAGCGTCGACCCAGGTTCCGTCGCGCTCGACCTGCAACCCGCCCTTGCCGGGCTCGACCCAGAGCAGCGTCAGCACGCCGGAGTCCTTGTGTGCGCCCACGCCCTGCTGGGGTTCCGGCTCGTTCGTGCCCGGGTAGCGCACGATCTTGATCAGGGTAGACGGATCACGGAACGGCTCGTCGAAGTAGGTCTCCTCCGCCCCGAGGGTGAGCGCCCAGGCGCGGAGGAGCTTGCGGGCCACCTCCGTCAGGGTGTCGTGCCACTCCGTGACGACCGCCTTCAGCTCCGGCTGGGCGGCGGGCCAGAGGTTCGGGCCGATGAGCCGATTGAACGCGGGCCCCCCTTCGACCGGCTCGCGCTCGGGACCGATGTCGATCTGCTCTCGCCAGTCGACCTTGCCCTGCGTGCGCTCTCCGCCGATCCGCGTGTAGCCGCGGAAGTGCGGGCTGTTGACGTTCTCGATCGCGAGCTTGTCCTCTTCCGGGAGCGCGAAGAAGTCCCGGGCCGCCTGGTGCAGTCGAGCCTCCAGCTCGGGGGAGATGCCTGTGCCTGTCAGATAGAAGAAGCCGACGTCGTGGGTGGCCGCGCGGA harbors:
- a CDS encoding phosphodiesterase, which produces MSAANGTPPAFGRYAPASHVLIHVSDPHFLAGGAALAGRYDVERTFGRTLEAVRAVHPAPAAIVITGDLTDLGEPDAYRRLRAAIEPVAADLGAPVVWVAGNHDERPALREVLLDGEPTEEPVTGVWDLDGLRLVALDTSVPGWHHGDLDSAQLAWLAEVLAEPAPHGTLLAMHHPPLPSHLPLFDILELRHQDELAAVIRGTDVRGILAGHLHYSSHGLFAGVPVSVASATCYTMNVARPAPEVNGMDAAQAFQLVHVRPETITHTVVPVTDAPTGDYFSEEWIARMAALTPEGRLEAFSRKSPRGPA
- a CDS encoding S9 family peptidase, with translation MTDAPIAARRSTARTHHGDTVDDPYEWLRAKDSPEVIAHLEAENAHTDAETAHLAELRETLFQEIKARVQETDLSVPTRRGDWWYYSRTEEGAQYGIHCRAAAVEGDWTPPRLEPGVPVPGEVVLLDGNIEAEGHEFFSLGAFDTSDDATKLLWSTDFEGDELYTVRVRDLESGVTLADEIPNTGGAFFTPDGTGILYTTRDEAWRPDTLWLHRIGTAVSDDVQLFHEPDEKFWLGAGITRSRRYLVIGVGSSITSEEYLVDLTGDITAEPRPVWPRRDGVEYSVEHAVVNGEDRLLILHNDDALDFELVSVPADDPQGERHVVVAHEPGRRLLGVDAFRDFATVEYRREGLERVGLLDYATDAVEELGFDEPLYSAGVSGNPEWHSPFLRLGYTSFVTPGTVYDLDLATRELVLRKQVAVLGGYDPADYGQRREWATAEDGTRVPISLVWKRSFGEPGTAARPVHLYGYGSYEHSIDPGFSVARLSELDRGVVFAVAHVRGGGEMGRQWYEEGKLLHKRNTFTDFVACARHLVDEGTTTPAQLVAEGGSAGGLLMGAVANLAPELFAGILAGVPFVDALTTILDPSLPLTVIEWDEWGDPLHDPEVYAYMKSYTPYENVQDGVEYPRILAVTSLNDTRVLYVEPAKWVARLRAAGATDVLLKCEMVAGHGGVSGRYNSWRERAFELAWLLDTLGLV
- a CDS encoding peptidase, translated to MNVAIDWLAFLQVFAAALIGAAAIVTFYALGLRLLVRSGRAPVVSPAEFTDAITVISEKELKRAAKQAAKAAKKSPLTEGQKTLALLGAYACFVLCGAAVIAGILLIVLGH
- a CDS encoding fumarylacetoacetate hydrolase family protein yields the protein MRFAHLRRPDSSRAALAVVEDSDAILVSDLLSDAPATLQQLIERGDSGLDELRAALRDGTAPRHPLTGWAFASAVIAPPAVLAVGLNYAAHSSELGLKTDAAPTVFTLWPNSLTGHEQTTSWPRTLSEAVDYEAELGVLIGTPAKDVPEAEALSHVWGYTVVNDITARNIQFSEAQWSRCKSFDGFTPTGPFAVTADEIADPQDLHIWTVVDGHTVQDASTDQMVRSVAKLIAHLSQSLTLLPGTLISTGSPGGAGYSRDPQIFLRDRSTVTVGIDGIGELTTHCRILD
- a CDS encoding PrsW family intramembrane metalloprotease, whose amino-acid sequence is MTFGGPSDPQQPARYTPPPTTPPQPTAYSAAQYAQSPYLPSSYGQQPGYASALAQPTPYTPPAPVAPSPAESLPALPVPNKKGRTISLWLFGFLGFLLLALIGYFGWALGPTASVIGLVLALIPLTIVFLGVRMIDRWEPEPKRLVAFAIAWGAVAAVGLTLLVDIGLTMLLGIRSEEFSAVIQAPIVEEFWKGLGVFLIFLLARRSFDGPIDGVVYGALVGAGFAFTENIQYFAISLIEGGGEQLGVTFIVRAVLSPFAHAMFTSLTGFAIGLVARRHSSAGAALGAGLLGMLGAIFLHGLWNGSATFADFFGLYFTLQVPLFIGFILGIIALRREEARLTRARLAEYAAAGWFTPEEVTMLATPAGRKVGLAWAAQLRGDRRPLMREFIKDATALAAVRQRAITGRDPLAAEDERALLVRTRAARAALLAY
- a CDS encoding aspartate ammonia-lyase, translating into MASAAPANTRTETDSLGSMEIPADAYWGIHTARADANFPITKRPISVYPDLVIALAMVKQASARANKEIGVLDAERADLIDRAAQRVIDGEFHDQFTVGVIQGGAGTSTNMNANEVITNIALEMAGREKGDYAFLSPIDHTNRSQSTNDVYPTAVKIGLSLTLRSLLDELDALRVAFLGKAGEFHDILKVGRTQLQDAVPMTLGQEFHGFATTLGEDHSRLTENASLMFEINMGATAIGTGITTHVDYAPAVLKHLREITGLDLETATDLVESTSDTGAFMSFSSSLKRNAIKLSKICNDLRLLSSGPQAGLGEINLPARQAGSSIMPGKVNPVIPEVVNQVAFAVVGADTTVTMAVEGGQLQLNAFEPVIAHSIFQSITWMRQAMWTLRVNCVEGITANRDRLGAMVGASVGVITALTPFIGYAAAAALAKTALLTNRNVADLVVEAGLMSRDEVTKQLSPARLSGLEAVTAAIPIVTPDDLIQI
- a CDS encoding inorganic phosphate transporter produces the protein METAALIVVLVIALALFFDFTNGFHDTANAMATPIATGALKPKTAVLLAALLNLVGAFLSTEVSKTISGGIIREDAIIAAGAELFLALIFAGLIGAITWNMLTWLLGLPSSSSHALFGGLIGATLVGAGLGGIDFGAVLSKIVLPALIAPITAGIIAFVATKIAYSVTRRYDGKPDGRDGFRWGQIFTSSLVALAHGTNDAQKTMGVITLAMITIGWQSGAHHEPELWVIVACAFTIALGTYLGGWRIIRTLGKGLTDVKPAQGFSAESSTAATILASSALGFALSTTQVASGSVIGSGLGRRGSTVRWRTAGRIGVGWLLTLPAAGGVGALAALLVVWLGTWGVAIDAILAVAIILGLYMRSRHNAVTPANAMSDVAESHLAVEVPDTPPPTRRQQRIAQAKAEAKARAEAKDKAKAEAKAKAKKKAAAKADAKAAKAGVAPEQANAPRNGDSA